ATCGAGTCTTTTCTATCCTATCTATGTTAACAAATCATGGAAGACACACATATGTACCATGTGCCATAGAAAGCTTTTCCCAACAAGAAATGCTCACAGAAGACAACATACTTGACCTCACAACCACACACGAATCTCCAGCAACATTGTTTGCCAAACTCCACATGTACCGATCAAGAAAATGTGGTAAGATATTTCTTAGTATTAACTACAAGTCTTTCATATCAACTTACCTATGTCTATATGAACTCATGAAATGTATTCCACAGCCATTCTAAAATGCTACATGACACAAATGTAAGTATGTTATATCAATACATTTGAATTCCACATGTTCCCAGAGTTACATAACTGTCTACTCTTGTTGCAACAAAAAAAAACATATTACAATCCACTCTCCATTGAAACATGTTTTAACATTCAGATAACATATATTCCAATAGTTAaacagttgtgtactctttgcaaCAGAAACACATATTACAATCCACTCTTCCTTGATACATGTTTTATAGAAGTACCAAAGGATTTTAACTCCTTGTCTTTTACCCTTTCCATACTTTTCCCTATCTTTGTTTCTTGTGGGTTTGATCCCCAGCCTACCCCAACCTGCTTGGAACCAAAAGCTATGTTATTGTTGTGTAGTTTAtatcaacaaaagggagatacttTTTGCAAACAGGTGTCTAGACATAAGGAGGTGGAGTATCTATATCTATCAGAAGGATTTTATCTGCCTTTAAAAACTACGAGTCATCAAACTATTGCTATACTTTGTGTTGACTACTTACTTTTGATTTACGACTCCATATTGCTGATATAAAAATTTTGACAACATTGACAAAAAGCCCCACAGAATAACCTCTCAATTTCTGTTTTACATTAATCACGTTACTTGACACTTCTTATCCACTTATTTACAGGTTGATGATCAACTTTTAGATCAACTCAACAAAGACAGCCTTGCATTGCCACATAAGAAGTATGTATTTGAAAAAAGGCAACCCGAGTTGCAAATACTATTCATTTCTGCAACTATAAATCATAGTTTAGTCTAACATAAAAACACATATAGGAACAAGACTAGCGAGTCAGGTTCTACAGACCCTGACAACCTTAATCGTTAGATCATCGTAGTTCTCATGAAGGTACTACACCATCTACTCTCCTCCCCTCTACATAGtttgtaatcaatacaatttgcgTATTATTCTTAACTCACCTCCGTAACCATAGCACAACACCACATCAGCTCAAAGAAACTTTAACAACTGATGCTTACGTTTTTTTGTATAGGTACCTATTTTGCATACCTATGACAAGCAGTGTCACTTTTGGAGCACAAATTATTTTGTGTACATATAACCAAACTGGTGAAACATTTGCAATTCTGTATATATTTAAACGACCCCTAGCTCTTGAATCACATTGATGATGTAATATATAAATATGTTAGAATCTGTCGGTTGACTTTGCACCTACAGTCTCTGAACACTATACAACTCCTTGAAACACTAAAACTTGGTTTCCTTTGTCTTTGTCTTTGCTTTTATGTGCTTATTTACTTTATAACATACATAAAATAGCCATACATTATATGATGCTGTTGTACTGTTCGTCACACGCGCATGAGCTCGTGCCATACACTAGTATTATACAGGGGGAATCCTATTATCAAAGAAAAATGTATAAGACATTAAGggagtgtttggtttctagagactaatttttagtccatcaattttattccattttagtccctaatttactaaatatagaaactaaaactctattttagtttctctatttaacaatttatgaactaaaatggaataaagtagagggactaatgtttagtccctttaaaccaaacacccactaaggccccgtttcaatctcacgggataaactttagcttcctgctaaaTTTTAGCTATATGAATCGAAATGCTAAAGTTTAGCTTCAATTACCACcattagctctcctgtttagattacaaatagctaaaagtagctaaaaaaagCTCCTAAATTTTATCTCGCGAGATTAGAACAGGGCCTAAGACCGTAGCACGAAGAGAGAAAGACAATTGAGTTGCCGAGTTGTTGCGTCGCCCCCGTCGCTTTTGCCCTTTTGCCCGCCCATAGCTCTTCCCCCGCCCCGCGTCCCGCGCCCGCTTCGTTTTGCTTCCATCTCCTCCCTCCCCAGTCCCCCTTCCCCACCAAGGCAGCAACCCGCAAATCAAAACCCTACTCCGCGCGCGCTCTCTCACCCGCCTCCATGGACGGCGCCTCCTCCAGCCTCCCTCTCCCCCAACCACCGCCGCAGGTCTACCTCCGCCGCCCCGTGCCGCCGCCCGGCCCGCCGCTTCAGGCTGCTCCTAGGGTCCAGCCGTTCAGCGCCCCTGCGCCCATCCCCATCTTCTCCTCGAAGCCCCGCGCCGCTGTGAGGTCCCCGATTCCTCCTCCTCATCTTCCTGCTGCTGTTACTTCAGCTCCCGCTCCCCTGGCGGCCACAGCGGAGGCTCCATctcggccgccgcccgcatccactgACCAGCCGCCCCAGCAGCAAACTGGTGCGATGCCCCCGCCTCCGGCTCCAGCACCGGCGGGGAAGGGGGGACCCAAGCCCAAGGCACAGGTGAGTCGATCAAGCTCCCGCTAGGGTTTTCTCCCTCCGTACTTTCGATGCAGCTAGCGTTTGTTCCAGTTTCGATGTAGCTAGCTGTTCTCCGAGTTGATTACTAGCTCATTGTCTTTCCTTCCGGTATCCGGCGATCCTTGTCGACGATTGTAGTGCCTGATCACTGGCTCGGATCATCTGATGTTCATCGATGCTATGAATTGATAGACGCCACCAGTGAAACTGGAGAGCTTGCGTTCCTGCCAAATTCTCTGCTGCTTTAGCCTTTAGCTTGGCTCCATAACCAATAGAGGTGTAGCATATTCGAGGGCAGTGGATTAACACCTTAACCTACCAAATTCCTTGGCTCTGTAGTTGTCGGTTCCAATGGTTTACTGTGCAATGGTGATATGATAAAGTCAAATCATTCAGTGGCAGCAGCATTGAGTCATCATGGGTTGGCACATGTGTCAAGGGACGTTTATCTGGGTTAGGGTGTCCACTGAAGCTTCAGTTTTCCTCAATGAAGGGTATAAGCAGCATTTTCAGCATTGCAAAAGCTGAATCAGTCAGGTACATTGGCGGTGTCAGCAGGGCTATTCATGAAGTTGTCTGTTTCAGGAATAGCGTGAAGTTGTCTGTTTCAGGAATAGCATCAATGATGCAATTTATCAATTGATAGTTGACTGTACATGATAAGCGTGTATGGTTTGAATAAGACTTTCAGATTATGCTCTGTGGTGCTTCCCATGTTGGAACTGATCTGCAGACTGCCTCATTTTTCACTTCTATGCAAAGCATCGTTGTGTCATTAGCTTAGGTCACGCCATTTGGAACAGGTTCTGCAGGATTAAATGCACAATCAATTGTTGTCAGTTGTCTGTTAAAGTTTAGATCATTATCTGTATATGTCTAGGGCTTTGGGTTGGAGACCTCATGCTATTTGGCATTATGAAACTGTTAACTGTCCTGTTACCTATAGTACAGGACTTAGCCATGACTAATGTGCAAGATTTCACGAGTGTGTATGCATTGTCTTTATCTGCCTAACCTAATATGATTGCCACTCCTTGGAATGAGAGTCTCATACTTTGAAAAGTTGTTTTGTTCacttattttatttttttaatcTTCTTTGATTTACTATAGTGTACTAGTTCTAGACTCATGGATGTATTAGTTGATATTCAGCAATAGTCATATGTTTTAAGCTGGCTGCGTGATTTGCTGCATTCTTTATTCTATTAGTGTACTATTGCCGTAGTATGTTTATCGACAGTGTTCATGTACATATTCTTAATTTTGTAGTTGAATGAGCAAAACAGTGGAGAATATTCTCAATCTGAAAACAACGTAGTAGAAACTGCACAAGGGCATGATAAGGAGACTACCCCTGGACCTGTAAAAGCTACAAAGAGGATAAAAAAACTAAAGGCTTCTAAACACAACTTGAACAACACAAATTCTGGAGCAATTGAAGGTATGTTGTTGCTAATTTTCTTATTTAACTTACATGTTCTGCATCCATTTGATGGTAAAAGTTCCATGTTGTAATTTCTTCAGATCAGTTCGTTTAATGGCCATTTATTGGCTTTTACTTGTAGCTGATGGGCTTACATTTTTTATTCAGGAGATGCTGATCCTTCTTTATCCTCATTAAACCACTGCCGCTATGACAGCTCACTAAGTAAGTTTCTACATCCCCCTTTCTCCGTACTACCAAATTTAAGATGCTGCCTTTGCTTGTTTATTTATCCTTAGCTTGTTACCAGGTCTGCTGACGAAGAAGTTCATCAACCTGCTTCAAGGAGCTGAAGATGGAGCCCTTGATTTGAATAAAGCAGCTGAGACGTTGGAGGTCTGTTTTGTCATAAACACATACCCTCTCTTTTTCCTATATTGCATTCCTAATCTTGGGGGGGGGGGTCAAGCTCCTTGATGTATTGTATTCTCTATTCTGCAGGTGCAAAAGAGGAGGATATATGATATAACAAATGTTCTAGAAGGTGTTCATTTAATTGAAAAGGGACTTAAGAATATGGTTCGCTGGAAGTGAGTGTCATCTGTTTCTGTTTTCCAGTATATTTTACAGGTATTTATAGCTTCTACTGATGAGATAATATTTTTGAAAGGGGATTTGACATATCGAAGCCTAAGGATATAGAACGCCAAATTTCTTCATTGAAGGTACACTATGCTACTTGATTATATGATCCCCACTTTTCATTTCTAGGCTTTTTGGTTTTCTTATGTTGAGCGTTTGCTTCTACCTGTAATATTGATGTGCAAGTCTCTTGCTTATTTGAGAAATAGATATGTTAGTTCCTCCATTATTTAAATCTTAGCATTGGGTTTTAACTATTTGAGGAACATTGTGACTGTCATCTTTTGTCTTTATTTTGTTCACAAATCTAAAATTTCGGAAACAGACATCAGACCATGAACAACCTCCCCTTTCTTAGTGCTGTTAAGCTAGCAGAACAATTTTTAGTACCTTTTCTTGATTCATAGTCCATGTAAGATACAG
This portion of the Zea mays cultivar B73 chromosome 2, Zm-B73-REFERENCE-NAM-5.0, whole genome shotgun sequence genome encodes:
- the LOC100285276 gene encoding uncharacterized LOC100285276 translates to MDGASSSLPLPQPPPQVYLRRPVPPPGPPLQAAPRVQPFSAPAPIPIFSSKPRAAVRSPIPPPHLPAAVTSAPAPLAATAEAPSRPPPASTDQPPQQQTGAMPPPPAPAPAGKGGPKPKAQLNEQNSGEYSQSENNVVETAQGHDKETTPGPVKATKRIKKLKASKHNLNNTNSGAIEGDADPSLSSLNHCRYDSSLSLLTKKFINLLQGAEDGALDLNKAAETLEVQKRRIYDITNVLEGVHLIEKGLKNMVRWKGFDISKPKDIERQISSLKEELESLYDEELRLDDEIREAKEKLQALALDGDKRKSLYLLKEDINKIPHFQRSTMIAINAPRGTCVEVPDPNADQYMYGNLGLQEKHYKIVLRSSMGPVDCYLISGDHEDIFNQGQLVAADRLKPAVATDSSQDLQQMDCDPNQASNGGCMHAAEPSRKQEIGILRIVPSDADADADYWLASGVDVSMTDAWGT